In Helianthus annuus cultivar XRQ/B chromosome 9, HanXRQr2.0-SUNRISE, whole genome shotgun sequence, the following are encoded in one genomic region:
- the LOC110927278 gene encoding uncharacterized protein LOC110927278 isoform X5: MQQIVDVKPYQVPIPLHIRVIKKWKTQTMDYLKSQTTDQDLCYLFVDKHGAAIEATANPKKETYFDSKLKIGSCYKVGEYISTKSREYMKVVPHDASLRLGTMTTFEPLHDNSIPTYYYNFATYDMLASRKAHPRPLTDYIGRVETVSPPLRRACKNIIKVKIQDEWKNVIEITFWMQTMFPYEKEKAVGQLLAVTATIVTTFQDNLQLESTDATTAVLNPPIPELQSYIYKFSKLERSETVGQRKPVLPIAEIKAKYRQDTTRTKFTCKATVTEITADRKWFYVTCPKCKGKVHLQRAEIPRFVCEDDGHVPNPTFMYCVNTTIEDESDEAKAVFFNEAMEQMLEKSCYDMVVEDGHTDPETTLADIYKIRGKTAVLDISMKQDNSMAVNKVEVPPAIIPSTPDPKTATTKRSAPDSPGIANATTCNLKTSSIPLSVFVVLYAKLSRLAITWSQLVLFKIPTRNYNGLDSTVHLWLQVFKVSTRNLLGLEL; encoded by the exons ATGCAACAAATTGTTGATGTTAAACCCTATCAGGTGCCCATTCCACTACACATAAGAGTCATCAAGAAGTGGAAAACGCAGACGATGGATTATCTAAAATCACAAACAACAGATCAAGATTTGTGCTACCTTTTTGTAGACAAACAT GGAGCTGCAATAGAGGCAACTGCCAATCCAAAGAAAGAAACTTATTTTGATTCTAAGTTGAAAATCGGCTCATGCTACAAGGTAGGTGAATACATTTCAACCAAATCTCGAGAATACATGAAGGTCGTCCCACACGATGCATCTCTGAGGCTTGGCACCATGACAACTTTTGAACCGCTTCACGACAACAGCATACCGACTTACTACTACAATTTTGCAACTTATGATATGCTTGCAAGTCGAAAGGCACATCCAAGACCATTAACAG ATTACATAGGACGTGTAGAAACAGTATCTCCTCCGTTAAGAAGGGCATGCAAGAATATCATCAAGGTTAAAATCCAAGATGAATG GAAGAATGTGATTGAGATTACTTTCTGGATGCAAACGATGTTCCCGTATGAAAAAGAAAAAGCAGTGGGCCAGCTGCTCGCGGTTACTGCAACCATCGTAACAACATTCCAAG ACAATCTCCAATTAGAATCCACTGATGCAACCACGGCAGTTCTAAACCCACCCATTCCAGAATTACAAAGCTACATTTACAA ATTTAGCAAACTGGAAAGATCCGAAACAGTTGGACAAAGGAAACCAGTACTTCCGATAGCCGAAATCAAAGCCAAGTACAGGCAAGATACAACG CGAACCAAGTTTACATGCAAGGCAACAGTGACAGAAATCACTGCAGATCGTAAATGGTTTTATGTTACATGTCCAAAATGCAAAGGCAAAGTCCACTTGCAAAGGGCTGAAATTCCCCGCTTTGTATGCGAAGACGATGGCCATGTTCCTAACCCAACTTTCAT GTATTGTGTTAACACAACTATAGAAGATGAAAGTGACGAAGCAAAGGCTGTTTTCTTCAACGAAGCAATGGAACAAATGCTGGAAAAATCTTGCTACGACATGGTAGTGGAGGATGGACACACAGATCCAGAAACAACACTTGCTGATATTTATAAGATTAGAGGAAAAACTGCAGTTCTGGACATCTCAATGAAACAAGATAATTCAATGGCCGTAAACAAAGTCGAAGTACCACCGGCCATAATCCCATCAACCCCGGATCCTAAAACAGCAACTACGAAAAGAAGCGCACCGGATTCACCAG GAATCGCAAACGCAACCACTTGTAATCTCAAGACTTCGTCAATTCCACTCTCGGTTTTCGTGGTACtctacgcaaaact gtctcgactcgcaatcacgTGGTCTCAACTTGTCCTCTTcaagattccgactcgcaactaCAACGGTCTCGACTCAACAGTTCATCTGTGGCTTCAAGTcttcaaggtctcgactcgcaacctacttggtctcgagttgtag
- the LOC110927278 gene encoding uncharacterized protein LOC110927278 isoform X1, giving the protein MGLTIFRLEFQIEYRALKLQLSRRFNLLFSFFGWYCQLRHVFGIFFLRNLYQRTQTMQQIVDVKPYQVPIPLHIRVIKKWKTQTMDYLKSQTTDQDLCYLFVDKHGAAIEATANPKKETYFDSKLKIGSCYKVGEYISTKSREYMKVVPHDASLRLGTMTTFEPLHDNSIPTYYYNFATYDMLASRKAHPRPLTDYIGRVETVSPPLRRACKNIIKVKIQDEWKNVIEITFWMQTMFPYEKEKAVGQLLAVTATIVTTFQDNLQLESTDATTAVLNPPIPELQSYIYKFSKLERSETVGQRKPVLPIAEIKAKYRQDTTRTKFTCKATVTEITADRKWFYVTCPKCKGKVHLQRAEIPRFVCEDDGHVPNPTFMYCVNTTIEDESDEAKAVFFNEAMEQMLEKSCYDMVVEDGHTDPETTLADIYKIRGKTAVLDISMKQDNSMAVNKVEVPPAIIPSTPDPKTATTKRSAPDSPGIANATTCNLKTSSIPLSVFVVLYAKLSRLAITWSQLVLFKIPTRNYNGLDSTVHLWLQVFKVSTRNLLGLEL; this is encoded by the exons GCACGTATTTGGCATTTTCTTCCTTCGGAATCTATACCAAAG GACACAAACGATGCAACAAATTGTTGATGTTAAACCCTATCAGGTGCCCATTCCACTACACATAAGAGTCATCAAGAAGTGGAAAACGCAGACGATGGATTATCTAAAATCACAAACAACAGATCAAGATTTGTGCTACCTTTTTGTAGACAAACAT GGAGCTGCAATAGAGGCAACTGCCAATCCAAAGAAAGAAACTTATTTTGATTCTAAGTTGAAAATCGGCTCATGCTACAAGGTAGGTGAATACATTTCAACCAAATCTCGAGAATACATGAAGGTCGTCCCACACGATGCATCTCTGAGGCTTGGCACCATGACAACTTTTGAACCGCTTCACGACAACAGCATACCGACTTACTACTACAATTTTGCAACTTATGATATGCTTGCAAGTCGAAAGGCACATCCAAGACCATTAACAG ATTACATAGGACGTGTAGAAACAGTATCTCCTCCGTTAAGAAGGGCATGCAAGAATATCATCAAGGTTAAAATCCAAGATGAATG GAAGAATGTGATTGAGATTACTTTCTGGATGCAAACGATGTTCCCGTATGAAAAAGAAAAAGCAGTGGGCCAGCTGCTCGCGGTTACTGCAACCATCGTAACAACATTCCAAG ACAATCTCCAATTAGAATCCACTGATGCAACCACGGCAGTTCTAAACCCACCCATTCCAGAATTACAAAGCTACATTTACAA ATTTAGCAAACTGGAAAGATCCGAAACAGTTGGACAAAGGAAACCAGTACTTCCGATAGCCGAAATCAAAGCCAAGTACAGGCAAGATACAACG CGAACCAAGTTTACATGCAAGGCAACAGTGACAGAAATCACTGCAGATCGTAAATGGTTTTATGTTACATGTCCAAAATGCAAAGGCAAAGTCCACTTGCAAAGGGCTGAAATTCCCCGCTTTGTATGCGAAGACGATGGCCATGTTCCTAACCCAACTTTCAT GTATTGTGTTAACACAACTATAGAAGATGAAAGTGACGAAGCAAAGGCTGTTTTCTTCAACGAAGCAATGGAACAAATGCTGGAAAAATCTTGCTACGACATGGTAGTGGAGGATGGACACACAGATCCAGAAACAACACTTGCTGATATTTATAAGATTAGAGGAAAAACTGCAGTTCTGGACATCTCAATGAAACAAGATAATTCAATGGCCGTAAACAAAGTCGAAGTACCACCGGCCATAATCCCATCAACCCCGGATCCTAAAACAGCAACTACGAAAAGAAGCGCACCGGATTCACCAG GAATCGCAAACGCAACCACTTGTAATCTCAAGACTTCGTCAATTCCACTCTCGGTTTTCGTGGTACtctacgcaaaact gtctcgactcgcaatcacgTGGTCTCAACTTGTCCTCTTcaagattccgactcgcaactaCAACGGTCTCGACTCAACAGTTCATCTGTGGCTTCAAGTcttcaaggtctcgactcgcaacctacttggtctcgagttgtag
- the LOC110927278 gene encoding uncharacterized protein LOC110927278 isoform X2 — protein MGLTIFRLEFQIEYRALKLQLSRRFNLLFSFFGWYCQLRHVFGIFFLRNLYQRTQTMQQIVDVKPYQVPIPLHIRVIKKWKTQTMDYLKSQTTDQDLCYLFVDKHGAAIEATANPKKETYFDSKLKIGSCYKVGEYISTKSREYMKVVPHDASLRLGTMTTFEPLHDNSIPTYYYNFATYDMLASRKAHPRPLTDYIGRVETVSPPLRRACKNIIKVKIQDEWKNVIEITFWMQTMFPYEKEKAVGQLLAVTATIVTTFQDNLQLESTDATTAVLNPPIPELQSYIYKFSKLERSETVGQRKPVLPIAEIKAKYRQDTTRTKFTCKATVTEITADRKWFYVTCPKCKGKVHLQRAEIPRFVCEDDGHVPNPTFMYCVNTTIEDESDEAKAVFFNEAMEQMLEKSCYDMVVEDGHTDPETTLADIYKIRGKTAVLDISMKQDNSMAVNKVEVPPAIIPSTPDPKTATTKRSAPDSPGIANATTCNLKTSSIPLSVFVVLYAKLKLFADCSESLLVIKFKRFQNL, from the exons GCACGTATTTGGCATTTTCTTCCTTCGGAATCTATACCAAAG GACACAAACGATGCAACAAATTGTTGATGTTAAACCCTATCAGGTGCCCATTCCACTACACATAAGAGTCATCAAGAAGTGGAAAACGCAGACGATGGATTATCTAAAATCACAAACAACAGATCAAGATTTGTGCTACCTTTTTGTAGACAAACAT GGAGCTGCAATAGAGGCAACTGCCAATCCAAAGAAAGAAACTTATTTTGATTCTAAGTTGAAAATCGGCTCATGCTACAAGGTAGGTGAATACATTTCAACCAAATCTCGAGAATACATGAAGGTCGTCCCACACGATGCATCTCTGAGGCTTGGCACCATGACAACTTTTGAACCGCTTCACGACAACAGCATACCGACTTACTACTACAATTTTGCAACTTATGATATGCTTGCAAGTCGAAAGGCACATCCAAGACCATTAACAG ATTACATAGGACGTGTAGAAACAGTATCTCCTCCGTTAAGAAGGGCATGCAAGAATATCATCAAGGTTAAAATCCAAGATGAATG GAAGAATGTGATTGAGATTACTTTCTGGATGCAAACGATGTTCCCGTATGAAAAAGAAAAAGCAGTGGGCCAGCTGCTCGCGGTTACTGCAACCATCGTAACAACATTCCAAG ACAATCTCCAATTAGAATCCACTGATGCAACCACGGCAGTTCTAAACCCACCCATTCCAGAATTACAAAGCTACATTTACAA ATTTAGCAAACTGGAAAGATCCGAAACAGTTGGACAAAGGAAACCAGTACTTCCGATAGCCGAAATCAAAGCCAAGTACAGGCAAGATACAACG CGAACCAAGTTTACATGCAAGGCAACAGTGACAGAAATCACTGCAGATCGTAAATGGTTTTATGTTACATGTCCAAAATGCAAAGGCAAAGTCCACTTGCAAAGGGCTGAAATTCCCCGCTTTGTATGCGAAGACGATGGCCATGTTCCTAACCCAACTTTCAT GTATTGTGTTAACACAACTATAGAAGATGAAAGTGACGAAGCAAAGGCTGTTTTCTTCAACGAAGCAATGGAACAAATGCTGGAAAAATCTTGCTACGACATGGTAGTGGAGGATGGACACACAGATCCAGAAACAACACTTGCTGATATTTATAAGATTAGAGGAAAAACTGCAGTTCTGGACATCTCAATGAAACAAGATAATTCAATGGCCGTAAACAAAGTCGAAGTACCACCGGCCATAATCCCATCAACCCCGGATCCTAAAACAGCAACTACGAAAAGAAGCGCACCGGATTCACCAG GAATCGCAAACGCAACCACTTGTAATCTCAAGACTTCGTCAATTCCACTCTCGGTTTTCGTGGTACtctacgcaaaact AAAGCTGTTTGCTGATTGTTCGGAaagtttgttggtgataaaaTTCAAAAGATTTCAAAATCTATGA
- the LOC110927278 gene encoding uncharacterized protein LOC110927278 isoform X7 — translation MQQIVDVKPYQVPIPLHIRVIKKWKTQTMDYLKSQTTDQDLCYLFVDKHGAAIEATANPKKETYFDSKLKIGSCYKVGEYISTKSREYMKVVPHDASLRLGTMTTFEPLHDNSIPTYYYNFATYDMLASRKAHPRPLTDYIGRVETVSPPLRRACKNIIKVKIQDEWKNVIEITFWMQTMFPYEKEKAVGQLLAVTATIVTTFQDNLQLESTDATTAVLNPPIPELQSYIYKFSKLERSETVGQRKPVLPIAEIKAKYRQDTTRTKFTCKATVTEITADRKWFYVTCPKCKGKVHLQRAEIPRFVCEDDGHVPNPTFMYCVNTTIEDESDEAKAVFFNEAMEQMLEKSCYDMVVEDGHTDPETTLADIYKIRGKTAVLDISMKQDNSMAVNKVEVPPAIIPSTPDPKTATTKRSAPDSPGIANATTCNLKTSSIPLSVFVVLYAKLKLFADCSESLLVIKFKRFQNL, via the exons ATGCAACAAATTGTTGATGTTAAACCCTATCAGGTGCCCATTCCACTACACATAAGAGTCATCAAGAAGTGGAAAACGCAGACGATGGATTATCTAAAATCACAAACAACAGATCAAGATTTGTGCTACCTTTTTGTAGACAAACAT GGAGCTGCAATAGAGGCAACTGCCAATCCAAAGAAAGAAACTTATTTTGATTCTAAGTTGAAAATCGGCTCATGCTACAAGGTAGGTGAATACATTTCAACCAAATCTCGAGAATACATGAAGGTCGTCCCACACGATGCATCTCTGAGGCTTGGCACCATGACAACTTTTGAACCGCTTCACGACAACAGCATACCGACTTACTACTACAATTTTGCAACTTATGATATGCTTGCAAGTCGAAAGGCACATCCAAGACCATTAACAG ATTACATAGGACGTGTAGAAACAGTATCTCCTCCGTTAAGAAGGGCATGCAAGAATATCATCAAGGTTAAAATCCAAGATGAATG GAAGAATGTGATTGAGATTACTTTCTGGATGCAAACGATGTTCCCGTATGAAAAAGAAAAAGCAGTGGGCCAGCTGCTCGCGGTTACTGCAACCATCGTAACAACATTCCAAG ACAATCTCCAATTAGAATCCACTGATGCAACCACGGCAGTTCTAAACCCACCCATTCCAGAATTACAAAGCTACATTTACAA ATTTAGCAAACTGGAAAGATCCGAAACAGTTGGACAAAGGAAACCAGTACTTCCGATAGCCGAAATCAAAGCCAAGTACAGGCAAGATACAACG CGAACCAAGTTTACATGCAAGGCAACAGTGACAGAAATCACTGCAGATCGTAAATGGTTTTATGTTACATGTCCAAAATGCAAAGGCAAAGTCCACTTGCAAAGGGCTGAAATTCCCCGCTTTGTATGCGAAGACGATGGCCATGTTCCTAACCCAACTTTCAT GTATTGTGTTAACACAACTATAGAAGATGAAAGTGACGAAGCAAAGGCTGTTTTCTTCAACGAAGCAATGGAACAAATGCTGGAAAAATCTTGCTACGACATGGTAGTGGAGGATGGACACACAGATCCAGAAACAACACTTGCTGATATTTATAAGATTAGAGGAAAAACTGCAGTTCTGGACATCTCAATGAAACAAGATAATTCAATGGCCGTAAACAAAGTCGAAGTACCACCGGCCATAATCCCATCAACCCCGGATCCTAAAACAGCAACTACGAAAAGAAGCGCACCGGATTCACCAG GAATCGCAAACGCAACCACTTGTAATCTCAAGACTTCGTCAATTCCACTCTCGGTTTTCGTGGTACtctacgcaaaact AAAGCTGTTTGCTGATTGTTCGGAaagtttgttggtgataaaaTTCAAAAGATTTCAAAATCTATGA
- the LOC110927278 gene encoding uncharacterized protein LOC110927278 isoform X3, translated as MGLTIFRLEFQIEYRALKLQLSRRFNLLFSFFGWYCQLRHVFGIFFLRNLYQRTQTMQQIVDVKPYQVPIPLHIRVIKKWKTQTMDYLKSQTTDQDLCYLFVDKHGAAIEATANPKKETYFDSKLKIGSCYKVGEYISTKSREYMKVVPHDASLRLGTMTTFEPLHDNSIPTYYYNFATYDMLASRKAHPRPLTDYIGRVETVSPPLRRACKNIIKVKIQDEWKNVIEITFWMQTMFPYEKEKAVGQLLAVTATIVTTFQDNLQLESTDATTAVLNPPIPELQSYIYKFSKLERSETVGQRKPVLPIAEIKAKYRQDTTRTKFTCKATVTEITADRKWFYVTCPKCKGKVHLQRAEIPRFVCEDDGHVPNPTFMYCVNTTIEDESDEAKAVFFNEAMEQMLEKSCYDMVVEDGHTDPETTLADIYKIRGKTAVLDISMKQDNSMAVNKVEVPPAIIPSTPDPKTATTKRSAPDSPGIANATTCNLKTSSIPLSVFVVLYAKLSSKIADFGFC; from the exons GCACGTATTTGGCATTTTCTTCCTTCGGAATCTATACCAAAG GACACAAACGATGCAACAAATTGTTGATGTTAAACCCTATCAGGTGCCCATTCCACTACACATAAGAGTCATCAAGAAGTGGAAAACGCAGACGATGGATTATCTAAAATCACAAACAACAGATCAAGATTTGTGCTACCTTTTTGTAGACAAACAT GGAGCTGCAATAGAGGCAACTGCCAATCCAAAGAAAGAAACTTATTTTGATTCTAAGTTGAAAATCGGCTCATGCTACAAGGTAGGTGAATACATTTCAACCAAATCTCGAGAATACATGAAGGTCGTCCCACACGATGCATCTCTGAGGCTTGGCACCATGACAACTTTTGAACCGCTTCACGACAACAGCATACCGACTTACTACTACAATTTTGCAACTTATGATATGCTTGCAAGTCGAAAGGCACATCCAAGACCATTAACAG ATTACATAGGACGTGTAGAAACAGTATCTCCTCCGTTAAGAAGGGCATGCAAGAATATCATCAAGGTTAAAATCCAAGATGAATG GAAGAATGTGATTGAGATTACTTTCTGGATGCAAACGATGTTCCCGTATGAAAAAGAAAAAGCAGTGGGCCAGCTGCTCGCGGTTACTGCAACCATCGTAACAACATTCCAAG ACAATCTCCAATTAGAATCCACTGATGCAACCACGGCAGTTCTAAACCCACCCATTCCAGAATTACAAAGCTACATTTACAA ATTTAGCAAACTGGAAAGATCCGAAACAGTTGGACAAAGGAAACCAGTACTTCCGATAGCCGAAATCAAAGCCAAGTACAGGCAAGATACAACG CGAACCAAGTTTACATGCAAGGCAACAGTGACAGAAATCACTGCAGATCGTAAATGGTTTTATGTTACATGTCCAAAATGCAAAGGCAAAGTCCACTTGCAAAGGGCTGAAATTCCCCGCTTTGTATGCGAAGACGATGGCCATGTTCCTAACCCAACTTTCAT GTATTGTGTTAACACAACTATAGAAGATGAAAGTGACGAAGCAAAGGCTGTTTTCTTCAACGAAGCAATGGAACAAATGCTGGAAAAATCTTGCTACGACATGGTAGTGGAGGATGGACACACAGATCCAGAAACAACACTTGCTGATATTTATAAGATTAGAGGAAAAACTGCAGTTCTGGACATCTCAATGAAACAAGATAATTCAATGGCCGTAAACAAAGTCGAAGTACCACCGGCCATAATCCCATCAACCCCGGATCCTAAAACAGCAACTACGAAAAGAAGCGCACCGGATTCACCAG GAATCGCAAACGCAACCACTTGTAATCTCAAGACTTCGTCAATTCCACTCTCGGTTTTCGTGGTACtctacgcaaaact TTCATCAAAGATTGCTGATTTTGGTTTCTGTTGA
- the LOC110927278 gene encoding uncharacterized protein LOC110927278 isoform X4 — MGLTIFRLEFQIEYRALKLQLSRRFNLLFSFFGWYCQLRHVFGIFFLRNLYQRTQTMQQIVDVKPYQVPIPLHIRVIKKWKTQTMDYLKSQTTDQDLCYLFVDKHGAAIEATANPKKETYFDSKLKIGSCYKVGEYISTKSREYMKVVPHDASLRLGTMTTFEPLHDNSIPTYYYNFATYDMLASRKAHPRPLTDYIGRVETVSPPLRRACKNIIKVKIQDEWKNVIEITFWMQTMFPYEKEKAVGQLLAVTATIVTTFQDNLQLESTDATTAVLNPPIPELQSYIYKFSKLERSETVGQRKPVLPIAEIKAKYRQDTTRTKFTCKATVTEITADRKWFYVTCPKCKGKVHLQRAEIPRFVCEDDGHVPNPTFMYCVNTTIEDESDEAKAVFFNEAMEQMLEKSCYDMVVEDGHTDPETTLADIYKIRGKTAVLDISMKQDNSMAVNKVEVPPAIIPSTPDPKTATTKRSAPDSPGIANATTCNLKTSSIPLSVFVVLYAKLLMLVKK, encoded by the exons GCACGTATTTGGCATTTTCTTCCTTCGGAATCTATACCAAAG GACACAAACGATGCAACAAATTGTTGATGTTAAACCCTATCAGGTGCCCATTCCACTACACATAAGAGTCATCAAGAAGTGGAAAACGCAGACGATGGATTATCTAAAATCACAAACAACAGATCAAGATTTGTGCTACCTTTTTGTAGACAAACAT GGAGCTGCAATAGAGGCAACTGCCAATCCAAAGAAAGAAACTTATTTTGATTCTAAGTTGAAAATCGGCTCATGCTACAAGGTAGGTGAATACATTTCAACCAAATCTCGAGAATACATGAAGGTCGTCCCACACGATGCATCTCTGAGGCTTGGCACCATGACAACTTTTGAACCGCTTCACGACAACAGCATACCGACTTACTACTACAATTTTGCAACTTATGATATGCTTGCAAGTCGAAAGGCACATCCAAGACCATTAACAG ATTACATAGGACGTGTAGAAACAGTATCTCCTCCGTTAAGAAGGGCATGCAAGAATATCATCAAGGTTAAAATCCAAGATGAATG GAAGAATGTGATTGAGATTACTTTCTGGATGCAAACGATGTTCCCGTATGAAAAAGAAAAAGCAGTGGGCCAGCTGCTCGCGGTTACTGCAACCATCGTAACAACATTCCAAG ACAATCTCCAATTAGAATCCACTGATGCAACCACGGCAGTTCTAAACCCACCCATTCCAGAATTACAAAGCTACATTTACAA ATTTAGCAAACTGGAAAGATCCGAAACAGTTGGACAAAGGAAACCAGTACTTCCGATAGCCGAAATCAAAGCCAAGTACAGGCAAGATACAACG CGAACCAAGTTTACATGCAAGGCAACAGTGACAGAAATCACTGCAGATCGTAAATGGTTTTATGTTACATGTCCAAAATGCAAAGGCAAAGTCCACTTGCAAAGGGCTGAAATTCCCCGCTTTGTATGCGAAGACGATGGCCATGTTCCTAACCCAACTTTCAT GTATTGTGTTAACACAACTATAGAAGATGAAAGTGACGAAGCAAAGGCTGTTTTCTTCAACGAAGCAATGGAACAAATGCTGGAAAAATCTTGCTACGACATGGTAGTGGAGGATGGACACACAGATCCAGAAACAACACTTGCTGATATTTATAAGATTAGAGGAAAAACTGCAGTTCTGGACATCTCAATGAAACAAGATAATTCAATGGCCGTAAACAAAGTCGAAGTACCACCGGCCATAATCCCATCAACCCCGGATCCTAAAACAGCAACTACGAAAAGAAGCGCACCGGATTCACCAG GAATCGCAAACGCAACCACTTGTAATCTCAAGACTTCGTCAATTCCACTCTCGGTTTTCGTGGTACtctacgcaaaact gTTGATGCTAGTGAAAAAATAA
- the LOC110927278 gene encoding uncharacterized protein LOC110927278 isoform X6, with translation MGLTIFRLEFQIEYRALKLQLSRRFNLLFSFFGWYCQLRHVFGIFFLRNLYQRTQTMQQIVDVKPYQVPIPLHIRVIKKWKTQTMDYLKSQTTDQDLCYLFVDKHGAAIEATANPKKETYFDSKLKIGSCYKVGEYISTKSREYMKVVPHDASLRLGTMTTFEPLHDNSIPTYYYNFATYDMLASRKAHPRPLTDYIGRVETVSPPLRRACKNIIKVKIQDEWKNVIEITFWMQTMFPYEKEKAVGQLLAVTATIVTTFQDNLQLESTDATTAVLNPPIPELQSYIYKFSKLERSETVGQRKPVLPIAEIKAKYRQDTTRTKFTCKATVTEITADRKWFYVTCPKCKGKVHLQRAEIPRFVCEDDGHVPNPTFMYCVNTTIEDESDEAKAVFFNEAMEQMLEKSCYDMVVEDGHTDPETTLADIYKIRGKTAVLDISMKQDNSMAVNKVEVPPAIIPSTPDPKTATTKRSAPDSPDDETTGKQAKK, from the exons GCACGTATTTGGCATTTTCTTCCTTCGGAATCTATACCAAAG GACACAAACGATGCAACAAATTGTTGATGTTAAACCCTATCAGGTGCCCATTCCACTACACATAAGAGTCATCAAGAAGTGGAAAACGCAGACGATGGATTATCTAAAATCACAAACAACAGATCAAGATTTGTGCTACCTTTTTGTAGACAAACAT GGAGCTGCAATAGAGGCAACTGCCAATCCAAAGAAAGAAACTTATTTTGATTCTAAGTTGAAAATCGGCTCATGCTACAAGGTAGGTGAATACATTTCAACCAAATCTCGAGAATACATGAAGGTCGTCCCACACGATGCATCTCTGAGGCTTGGCACCATGACAACTTTTGAACCGCTTCACGACAACAGCATACCGACTTACTACTACAATTTTGCAACTTATGATATGCTTGCAAGTCGAAAGGCACATCCAAGACCATTAACAG ATTACATAGGACGTGTAGAAACAGTATCTCCTCCGTTAAGAAGGGCATGCAAGAATATCATCAAGGTTAAAATCCAAGATGAATG GAAGAATGTGATTGAGATTACTTTCTGGATGCAAACGATGTTCCCGTATGAAAAAGAAAAAGCAGTGGGCCAGCTGCTCGCGGTTACTGCAACCATCGTAACAACATTCCAAG ACAATCTCCAATTAGAATCCACTGATGCAACCACGGCAGTTCTAAACCCACCCATTCCAGAATTACAAAGCTACATTTACAA ATTTAGCAAACTGGAAAGATCCGAAACAGTTGGACAAAGGAAACCAGTACTTCCGATAGCCGAAATCAAAGCCAAGTACAGGCAAGATACAACG CGAACCAAGTTTACATGCAAGGCAACAGTGACAGAAATCACTGCAGATCGTAAATGGTTTTATGTTACATGTCCAAAATGCAAAGGCAAAGTCCACTTGCAAAGGGCTGAAATTCCCCGCTTTGTATGCGAAGACGATGGCCATGTTCCTAACCCAACTTTCAT GTATTGTGTTAACACAACTATAGAAGATGAAAGTGACGAAGCAAAGGCTGTTTTCTTCAACGAAGCAATGGAACAAATGCTGGAAAAATCTTGCTACGACATGGTAGTGGAGGATGGACACACAGATCCAGAAACAACACTTGCTGATATTTATAAGATTAGAGGAAAAACTGCAGTTCTGGACATCTCAATGAAACAAGATAATTCAATGGCCGTAAACAAAGTCGAAGTACCACCGGCCATAATCCCATCAACCCCGGATCCTAAAACAGCAACTACGAAAAGAAGCGCACCGGATTCACCAG ACGATGAAACGACAGGAAAGCAAGCAAAAAAGTAA